The Papio anubis isolate 15944 chromosome 1, Panubis1.0, whole genome shotgun sequence genome window below encodes:
- the IFI6 gene encoding interferon alpha-inducible protein 6 translates to MRQKAVSLFLCYLLLFTCSGVEAGKKKCSESSESSDSGSGFWKALTFMAIGGGLAVAGLPALGFTGAGIAANSVAASLMSWSAIMNGGGVPAGGLVATLQSVGAGGSSIAMGKIGALLGYATHKYLDSEEDEE, encoded by the exons ATGCGGCAGAAGGCGGTATCGCTTTTCTTGTGCTACCTGCTGCTCTTCACTTGCAGCGGAGTGGAGGCAG GCAAGAAAAAGTGCTCGGAGAGCTCGGAGAGCTCGGACAGCGGCTCCGGGTTCTGGAAGGCCCTGACCTTCATGGCCATCGGAGGAG GACTCGCGGTCGCCGGGCTGCCTGCGCTGGGCTTCACCGGCGCCGGCATCGCGGCCAACTCGGTGGCTGCCTCGCTGATGAGCTGGTCTGCGATCATGAATGGGGGCGGCGTCCCCGCCGGGGGGCTAGTGGCCACGCTGCAGAGCGTTG GGGCTGGCGGCAGCAGCATCGCCATGGGTAAAATAGGTGCCCTGCTGGGCTACGCCACCCACAAGTATCTCGATAGTGAGGAGGATGAAGAGTAG